In Oryza sativa Japonica Group chromosome 11, ASM3414082v1, the following are encoded in one genomic region:
- the LOC4350779 gene encoding uncharacterized protein, with product MTELAAGAVSSLLVVIRNEAVLLGGVRDDVQFIKEEMESMNSFLGHLARSAPQGGEHDEQVRTWMNQVRLLAQDCNNCIDLYLYSGNPEIHRAKGRLRRHLWWVYWSLRKMVAQHRAAIQLRQLKDRARDVGERRLRYGVEIPATTKAAAPDATGGYAAGDDEEEDEDDREGQFAVATPTLAHHSARWPVFEPPSLDDYVKAKLLEWIEGVPGNAIVTLSIAIVAPDADNKEVLAIAHETLVAPDYYYRRSIMVNVPAVHLDFLPLRPKEVLYYILRELEREEAAGSQKQPTDQGEWEEEDPDPWQDYYKKCGIYRSKKGVLDKIKRNIKKMNIYEKLDKIKSDIREGQHKSGKLLLLKLQEKGADQVDLHVLLQLLVLQSQQDQAKNKAVDTHKLPEWNDNLIEKLAMRLKDHMEADEKTKKLNEQTGVEEETAVRQGGGGERKEDEKDERGDGEEEGKEERRDMEKGEERKEQQQEEQEKEGRKEEQNEVRKETEGRKEQVAGEEEEKEDHDADNDEDSNDDDDDEEEEEEDDDDEEEPIHLHEDQYEQILREVFTKNASSKAQEQDKLVAEQATKTAATTLDEERIKQMINEAKQDVLRELRGRETDKNQATGEPDVPPDKNQATGQHAVVLDQNEEAYFEEVEQKIEEIKQELKEQLKIKWIVDKIKHHLQDQCPLIILKFDQMMDGSRWEEIRKALSLLELSADALIFTTGSTEQAKGYCYPPREPIDHCSLVGLYYYTVLKLTSKHKNEDNDNAQIFRGILEECEGHEFCMKIFTHAVYANPKRSNEELRKLHSTLQSPKKSFDTIAKKMFMYSYNDLPKEYKSCLLYLAIFPKGQKIRRSTLIARWVAEGLTFKEDWPSSVYQANRCFDALIRRWLVYPDDISATGKIKSCVVGDPVHGFITAIARKQHIVETRLSHHLARHFSIFNDLRLRSSDRIGTFFQGLSRSSRVSLLKVLDLEGCQCFASKNQRYLKDICNKMLLLKYLSLKGTDITQLPSEINCLRELEVLDIRETKVPANATVNVLLLKLKRLLAGASQIDPTPRNFVTNVRIPSRIDKMINIEVLSNVKAQHHDNLEDIGKLCQLRKLGVVIDGKKSHLGSLLKAISDLHASLRSLSITIPTTTLEVTPSSPELQDIASRLKHHPEFLESLSISGAKHLFPLLTEGGNKKLAKVTLSNTPLNQDDLKFFAQLPMLQCVRLRHISCTESVLNFKKDDFKCLKYLLIEGSNLTNITFEDEAACELEKMVLSSTCIESISGVHGLPKFEELELNSSSCGRLLSSCFYNVERIAKLTLRGTLLKQGDLRIIARELNICCLVLLENSFDISQNQITFEKEEFIWLKLLSVDCSTITKINFITGSAPRLKKIVWSSFTSLSGINNLPRLKELEFNGYSVPNDVEEAIKNNKSINLKHNKP from the coding sequence ATGACCGAGCTCGCGGCTGGCGCCGTGAGCTCACTGCTGGTGGTCATCCGCAACGAGGCTGTGCTGCTTGGCGGCGTCCGGGACGATGTGCAGTTCAtcaaggaggagatggagagcaTGAACAGCTTCCTAGGGCACCTAGCCAGGAGCGCGCCGCAGGGTGGAGAGCACGACGAGCAGGTGCGCACCTGGATGAACCAGGTGCGCCTGCTCGCGCAGGACTGCAACAACTGCATCGACCTCTACCTCTACAGCGGGAACCCGGAGATCCACCGTGCCAAAGGTAGACTCCGGCGACACCTCTGGTGGGTCTACTGGTCCCTGCGCAAGATGGTCGCGCAGCACCGAGCGGCCATCCAGCTCCGCCAGCTCAAGGACCGGGCGCGGGACGTCGGCGAGCGACGACTGAGGTATGGCGTTGAGATCCCAGCCACGACGAAGGCGGCCGCACCTGATGCAACAGGTGGCTATGCTGCTGGGGacgatgaagaagaagatgaagatgaccGCGAAGGACAATTTGCTGTGGCAACACCAACGTTGGCCCATCATTCTGCTCGATGGCCCGTCTTTGAGCCCCCTTCTCTGGACGACTACGTGAAGGCCAAGTTATTGGAGTGGATTGAGGGAGTTCCTGGAAACGCCATCGTGACGTTGTCCATCGCCATTGTAGCACCAGATGCAGATAATAAGGAAGTCCTTGCTATTGCACATGAAACTTTGGTTGCTCCAGACTACTACTACCGTCGCAGTATCATGGTCAACGTCCCGGCGGTGCACCTTGATTTTTTACCGCTTCGACCCAAGGAGGTCCTCTACTACATCTTGCGGGAGCTCGAGCGGGAAGAAGCGGCCGGATCGCAGAAGCAGCCCACAGATCAAGGtgaatgggaggaggaggatcctGACCCTTGGCAAGATTACTACAAAAAATGTGGCATTTACCGTAGCAAAAAAGGTGTGCTCGATAAAATCAAAAGGAATATAAAAAAGATGAATATTTACGAAAAGcttgataagatcaagagcGACATTCGAGAAGGACAACACAAGAGCGGCAAGCTGTTGCTGCTTAAGCTACAAGAGAAAGGTGCGGATCAGGTGGACCTACATGTACTCCTTCAGCTGTTGGTGCTCCAGTCTCAGCAAGACCAAGCGAAGAACAAAGCAGTAGACACCCATAAATTACCAGAGTGGAACGACAACCTCATAGAAAAATTAGCCATGAGGCTGAAGGATCATATGGAAGCAGATGAAAAGACCAAGAAGCTTAATGAGCAAACTGGAGTAGAAGAAGAAACAGCAGTCAGacaaggcggaggaggagagaggaaggaggatgaGAAAGACGAAAGAGGAGAcggagaagaagaggggaaggaggagaggagggacatggagaaaggagaagagaggaaggagcagcagcaggaggagcaggagaaagaagggaggaaggaggaacAGAACGAGGTAAGAAAGGAGacagaaggaagaaaagaacaagtagcaggagaggaggaagaaaaagaagaccATGATGCTGATAATGATGAAGACagcaatgatgatgatgatgatgaggaggaggaggaggaggacgacgatgatgaagaagaaCCAATTCATCTTCATGAAGATCAATATGAACAAATCCTACGAGAAGTGTTCACAAAGAACGCCAGCAGCAAGGCCCAGGAGCAAGATAAATTGGTGGCCGAGCAAGCTACAAAGACTGCAGCCACTACATTGGATGAGGAACGAATCAAACAAATGATCAACGAAGCAAAACAAGATGTCTTAAGGGAGCTGCGGGGACGCGAAACTGATAAGAATCAAGCAACAGGTGAACCTGATGTTCCACCTGATAAGAATCAAGCAACAGGTCAACATGCAGTTGTTCTGGATCAAAACGAAGAGGCTTATTTTGAAGAAGTAGAGCAGAAGATTGAAGAAATCAAGCAGGAACTTAAAGAGCAGCTGAAGATCAAATGGATCGTGGACAAGATTAAACATCACTTACAGGATCAGTGCCCCCTCATTATCCTAAAATTTGATCAGATGATGGATGGATCCCGATGGGAGGAGATCAGAAAGGCTCTGAGCCTGTTAGAATTGAGTGCAGATGCATTGATCTTCACCACAGGGAGCACAGAACAGGCTAAAGGATATTGCTATCCACCACGAGAACCTATAGATCACTGTTCTCTTGTTGGTCTCTACTATTATACGGTGCTCAAGCTTACTAGCAAGCACAAGAATGAAGACAACGATAACGCACAGATTTTTCGTGGCATCTTGGAGGAGTGTGAGGGGCATGAATTCTGCATGAAGATCTTCACTCATGCTGTGTATGCTAATCCCAAGAGGAGCAATGAAGAGTTAAGGAAGCTACACAGCACCCTGCAGTCTCCAAAAAAATCATTCGACACCATAGCTAAGAAGATGTTCATGTACTCTTACAATGATCTACCTAAAGAATACAAGTCATGCTTGCTGTACCTAGCTATCTTCCCCAAGGGACAGAAGATTAGGCGGTCAACCTTGATTGCAAGGTGGGTTGCAGAAGGGTTGACATTCAAGGAAGATTGGCCCAGCTCTGTGTATCAGGCAAATCGATGTTTTGATGCCCTCATCCGTCGGTGGCTTGTTTATCCTGATGATATTAGTGCCACAGGAAAGATCAAGAGCTGTGTGGTAGGCGATCCAGTTCATGGGTTCATTACCGCAATTGCCAGAAAACAACATATTGTGGAGACACGCCTATCACATCACTTGGCTCGCCACTTCTCCATTTTCAATGATCTTCGACTCCGCAGCTCTGATAGAATTGGCACGTTCTTCCAAGGCCTCTCACGATCATCTCGAGTATCCCTACTCAAGGTGCTAGATCTAGAAGGTTGTCAGTGCTTTGCTAGTAAGAATCAGCGGTACCTCAAGGACATCTGCAACAAGATGTTACTGCTCAAATATCTGAGCCTAAAGGGAACAGATATTACCCAGCTGCCCAGTGAAATCAACTGCCTCCGCGAGCTAGAGGTATTGGATATCCGAGAAACCAAGGTGCCTGCAAATGCAACAGTAAATGTCCTGCTCTTGAAGCTGAAGCGTCTACTTGCTGGTGCTAGTCAGATTGATCCAACTCCAAGAAATTTTGTCACTAACGTCCGGATTCCTTCCAGGATAGACAAGATGATAAACATAGAGGTACTATCTAATGTCAAGGCCCAGCACCATGATAATTTGGAAGATATTGGGAAGCTATGCCAGTTGAGGAAGCTAGGTGTGGTTATTGATGGTAAGAAAAGTCACCTTGGGAGTTTGCTTAAAGCGATCAGTGACCTACATGCAAGCCTCCGTTCTCTGTCAATCACTATTCCCACAACCACACTCGAGGTTACTCCTTCAAGCCCAGAGTTACAAGATATTGCATCTCGCCTAAAACACCATCCTGAGTTTCTTGAGAGTCTAAGCATCAGTGGAGCCAAGCATCTTTTTCCATTGTTGACCGAAGGTGGTAATAAGAAACTTGCCAAGGTAACTCTAAGCAACACCCCACTGAACCAAGATGATCTGAAGTTCTTTGCCCAGCTGCCCATGTTACAGTGTGTTAGGCTCCGACACATTTCATGCACCGAGAGTGTGCTCAACTTCAAGAAAGATGATTTCAAATGCCTCAAGTACCTTCTTATTGAGGGCTCAAACTTGACTAATATTACTTTTGAGGATGAGGCAGCCTGTGAGCTCGAGAAGATGGTTTTATCTTCCACTTGCATAGAGTCTATTTCTGGAGTTCATGGGCTTCCAAAATTCGAAGAGCTTGAGTTGAACAGCAGCAGCTGCGGAAGGTTGCTATCATCATGTTTTTACAATGTTGAACGAATAGCCAAGCTGACTCTTCGTGGTACATTGCTGAAGCAAGGTGATCTACGAATCATCGCCAGGGAACTAAATATATGCTGCCTAGTGCTCTTGGAAAACTCTTTTGACATAAGCCAGAACCAGATTACCTTCgaaaaagaagagttcatatGGCTCAAACTTCTTAGTGTTGATTGCTCTACCATCACCAAGATTAACTTCATCACTGGATCAGCTCCTAGGCTCAAGAAGATCGTCTGGTCATCTTTCACCTCTCTCTCTGGCATCAACAACCTTCCTAGGTTGAAGGAGCTCGAGTTCAATGGATACTCAGTCCCAAATGATGTGGAAGAAGCcattaaaaacaataaaagcATAAATCTTAAACATAATAAACCATAA
- the LOC4350780 gene encoding probable F-box protein At4g22165, which translates to MELPQDILMSIFSTLEILDLIRAGSVCNSWRSAYTSICSLGHCKPQQTPCLLYTFESDGTKATGLYSLAEKKAYMLTLLDPALPSRFIIGSSHGWIITADERSELHLVNPITGKQIALAPVTTIEQVKPIFDDSGAVHKYKYSWYTGQMTVSDSPSILAPDELRNFLFSKAIVSSDPSGGNFIVVLIHNPHLQLSIARPGDDKWTWLPPHKDYEDCIFRDGLLYALTSAGEIHEYDLSGPAIARKIVLNKVKGFACENMYIVRTPCGDLLQVWRSYDPLDDEDEDASDDLEADHDDESYVWNTTMIKVHKVDLVARMLVEACDLGENVLILGHNQSLCLRADEYPLLKANHVYFSDDRELYIKGCKNGCRDIGVFNLENNCAEEIVSLQLWSNWPPPVWMTPNARKISLETHSL; encoded by the coding sequence ATGGAGCTCCCACAGGACATTTTGATGAGCATCTTTAGCACCCTGGAGATCCTTGACCTCATTCGGGCCGGTTCCGTCTGCAACTCTTGGCGATCTGCGTACACAAGTATATGCAGCCTTGGACACTGCAAGCCGCAGCAGACACCATGCTTGCTGTACACATTTGAGTCTGACGGCACCAAGGCGACAGGTCTCTACAGCCTAGCGGAAAAGAAGGCGTACATGTTGACTCTCCTGGATCCGGCATTGCCTAGTAGGTTTATCATCGGATCCAGCCATGGCTGGATTATCACCGCCGACGAGAGGTCTGAGTTGCACCTTGTCAACCCCATCACCGGCAAGCAGATCGCCCTGGCACCTGTCACCACCATTGAGCAGGTGAAGCCCATCTTCGACGATTCCGGTGCTGTCCACAAGTACAAGTACTCATGGTATACAGGACAGATGACGGTTTCCGACTCACCCTCGATCCTTGCTCCGGATGAGCTGCGGAATTTTCTTTTCAGCAAGGCGATCGTGTCTTCTGATCCATCTGGGGGAAACTTTATTGTGGTGCTCATCCACAATCCTCATTTGCAGCTCTCGATTGCGAGACCAGGGGATGATAAGTGGACCTGGCTGCCGCCACACAAAGACTATGAGGACTGCATATTCCGGGATGGGTTGTTGTATGCCTTGACATCAGCAGGAGAAATTCATGAGTATGATCTCAGTGGCCCGGCAATCGCACGGAAGATAGTCCTGAACAAGGTGAAGGGCTTTGCATGCGAGAACATGTACATTGTCCGAACTCCGTGTGGTGATCTATTGCAGGTGTGGAGATCGTACGATCCGCTGGATGACGAGGATGAAGATGCATCGGATGACCTCGAGGCAGACCATGATGATGAGTCTTATGTTTGGAATACCACCATGATCAAAGTACACAAGGTTGACTTGGTAGCGAGAATGCTCGTGGAAGCATGCGACTTGGGTGAGAATGTGCTGATTCTTGGGCACAACCAATCGCTTTGTCTCCGTGCTGATGAATATCCTCTGCTGAAGGCGAATCATGTCTACTTCAGTGATGATAGAGAGCTCTATATTAAAGGATGCAAGAATGGCTGCCGTGATATTGGAGTGTTCAACCTGGAAAACAACTGCGCTGAGGAAATTGTGTCACTTCAGCTTTGGTCGAACTGGCCTCCCCCTGTTTGGATGACACCCAATGCTAGAAAAATAAGTTTGGAAACGCACAGTTTGTGA
- the LOC4350781 gene encoding protein SUPPRESSOR OF GENE SILENCING 3 homolog, producing the protein MKSAATSKPKPRPKPPPPPPPEASSKASSSSSSAADPNSKRSGPTPTPTPAAANPTNSANPNSAPLLPSPHPRLPSPHHHLPPPQQQQPPPLPPSRPLLTVAAVEAAMASIPPPPQYGLESLDRRNVVLSDGTVRTYFALPLEPPPQLRQPLPLPLPPFPARQLGPPVGLPPPTAERWAPMRPPAALLPMPAPKRKWEGQANGSVPGESSGRQQQQKPEEKRVAKQVKVETPDVDAKQLKSSFLKMVKLMNENAEQKKNYRANGKISQLKCTVCGRDSIDLHSLLNHSYYAKSAELRADHLGLHKALCVLMGWNYSVDPVHKKAYQTLSTADAEANQGDLILWPPTVIIENTYKSKNDGQKDGMSNKEMEGKLREMGFVGASVKPLSGKDGQRSMLVKFASSLAGLSEAERLAQSLEKQGHGRAEWYRVRSVPPGADGGSNPLLVKVGAKGERTWVLYGYLATAWDLDALDLESKQNAVIKSRKELDLS; encoded by the exons ATGaaatccgccgccacctccaagCCCAAGCCGCGGCCcaagcctccgccgccgccgccgccggaggcttCCTCcaaggcctcctcctcctcctcctccgccgccgatcCCAACTCCAAGCGCTCcggccccacccccacccccacccccgccgccgctaaCCCCACGAACAGCGCTAACCCCAACTCCGCcccgctcctcccctccccgcacccgcgcctcccctcgccgcaccaccacctcccgccgccgcagcagcagcagcctccgccgctgccaccgtctCGGCCGCtgctgacggtggcggcggtggaggcggccatggcgtccaTCCCGCCCCCGCCGCAGTACGGCCTCGAGAGCCTCGACCGGCGGAACGTGGTGCTCTCCGACGGCACCGTGCGCACCTACTTCGCGCTCCcgctcgagccgccgccgcagctccggcagcctctgccgctgccgctgccgccgttccCCGCGCGCCAGCTCGGCCCTCCGGTCGGTCTCCCGCCACCTACCGCCGAGAGATGGGCCCCGATGCGGCCGCCCGCGGCCTTGCTGCCAATGCCGGCGCCCAAGCGGAAGTGGGAGGGTCAGGCCAATGGTAGTGTCCCCGGGGAGTCCTCGGGtcgccagcagcagcagaagccgGAGGAGAAGCGCGTCGCGAAGCAGGTGAAGGTGGAGACGCCAGACGTGGATGCGAAGCAGCTGAAGAGCTCCTTCCTTAAGATGGTTAAATTAATGAACGAGAATGCGGAGCAGAAGAAGAATTACAGGGCCAACGGGAAGATTTCGCAGCTGAAATGCACCGTGTGTGGAAG GGATTCCATAGATTTGCATTCACTCCTCAATCATTCATACTATGCGAAGAGTGCAGAGCTTCGTGCTGATCATCTTGGGTTGCACAAAGCTTTGTGTGTTCTTATGGGTTGGAATTACTCCGTAGATCCTGTGCACAAAAAGGCTTACCAAACATTATCTACTGCTGATGCTGAAGCCAATCAAGGAGATCTTATTTTATGGCCACCAACAGTCATAATTGAGAACACATACAAGTCAAAGAATGATGGACAAAAGGATGGCATGAGTAATAAAGAGATGGAGGGCAAGCTCAGAG AAATGGGCTTTGTGGGTGCAAGCGTGAAGCCACTCTCTGGAAAGGATGGACAGAGATCCATGCTGGTGAAATTTGCTAGCAGCCTCGCTGGTCTCAGCGAGGCCGAGAGGCTTGCTCAGTCCTTGGAGAAACAAGGCCATGGACGCGCTGAATGGTATCGCGTCCGTAGTGTTCCCCCTGGTGCTGATGGGGGCAGCAATCCGCTGCTTGTGAAAGTGGGCGCAAAGGGGGAACGGACATGGGTCCTATATGGCTACTTGGCGACCGCATGGGACCTGGATGCACTCGACCTGGAGTCGAAGCAAAATGCTGTAATAAAGAGCAGAAAAGAGCTCGATTTGTCATAA
- the LOC4350782 gene encoding putative H/ACA ribonucleoprotein complex subunit 1-like protein 1, with translation MRPPRGGGGGRFGGGGGGRFGGGGGRGGRFGGGGRGGRGGGGGFRDEGPPAEVVEVSTFMHACEGDAVTKLTNEKVPYFNAPIYLQNKTQIGKVDEIFGPINESLFSIKMLEGIIATSYSEGDKFYIDPMKLLPLSRFLPQPKGQSQGGGRGGGRGGGRGGFRGRGGGGFRGRGAPRGRGGPPRGGGRGFRGRGRF, from the exons ATGCGGCCaccgaggggcggcggcggcgggcgcttcggaggcggaggcggcgggcggttcggcggcggtggcggcaggggTGGCCgcttcggtggcggcggcagggggggccgcggcggcggcggcgggttccgCGACGAGGGCCCCCCGGCCGAGGTCGTCG AGGTGTCGACGTTCATGCACGCGTGCGAGGGGGACGCGGTGACGAAGCTGACGAACGAGAAGGTGCCCTACTTCAACGCGCCCATCTACCTCCAGAACAAGACCCAGATCGGCAAGGTCGACGAGATCTTCGGCCCCATCAACGAATCC CTTTTCTCCATTAAGATGCTGGAGGGGATCATTGCAACTTCATACAGTGAAGGCGATAAGTTCTACATCGACCCCATGAAGCTTTTGCCTCTCTCACGCTTCTTGCCACAGCCAAA GGGCCAAAGTCAAGGAGGGGGCAGAGGTGGTGGCCGTGGTGGTGGAAGAGGCGGTTTCCgtggccgtggtggtggtggcttccGTGGAAGAGGTGCGCCAAGGGGCCGTGGTGGACCTCCTAGGGGTGGAGGTCGTGGTTTCAGGGGGCGGGGCAGATTCTAG
- the LOC4350783 gene encoding pumilio domain-containing protein C6G9.14, with protein MEDPQGGQDCSKFGAFVDKNSGASSSSAADIELQNMCGTSVARTASLSTGRASPSQFAPTVGRYHRAAGSCQSDVLPDEQSLASAFDMVLSFRNHPVDYPTNPCNVVPSNGLYVSGPMRATSVQSFDPLLVQDESMRPQFGAGHGKLKTDEFTVDQQEQAHMLSHYFGNWPQNYGMNNMGGVASTPYKPSASLYQQPFYMDEQSQMYAPYQQIPSNFLLQHDMDVQNHSSMQPHYVYPQMQHAAGSNVRSNQQAAACTSARGRSTYGHQLLLDGAVYHNGNNQMNSLYMDGFPGMYTDSSFDSSDFHRLLEAEKFAHPYELNSSSKGFLQPQIPDDLSTMKMLMNSAGVNRVRAIKFPPTVNGYSGVGRRTNGYGHNHLDVKSDETLHLNGLNSQFMSLKSEYDLAMKSTQLNYGSVDEVAGRIYMLAKDQNGCRFLQKVFTEGTKEDFEKILAEIIDHFGELMIDPFGNYLVQKLLEECSDDQRTRIICEITRVPGELITVACNMHGTRTVQKVIDTINTPEQISKVVSALSPGAMRLMTDTNGSHVAQRCLKKLLPEYKAFLLDVAALRFLRLAKDQHGCCIIQKCIEHSNDEQKYNLLCKITSSALSLSEDQYGNYVIQFVVNLGIEWATSKIVKELKGHFGYLSMQKCGSHVVENCLKQASELDREMIIHELMADSKLPHIMADPFGNFVIQTALKECKGELHSSFVEAIRPHAPALQNDVYAKRVLSKTYLKNKQYRLGIF; from the exons ATGGAGGATCCACAGGGTGGTCAGGATTGTTCCAAGTTTGGGGCCTTTGTTGACAAGAATTCCGGTGCTTCATCGAGTAGTGCTGCTGACATTGAGCTTCAGAACATGTGTGGTACTTCTGTGGCAAGGACTGCTTCTTTGAGCACGGGAAGGGCTTCGCCTTCTCAATTCGCACCGACTGTTGGAAGATATCATCGTGCTGCCGGCTCCTGCCAAAGTGATGTTCTACCTGATGAGCAGTCTCTTGCATCAGCTTTTGACATGGTTCTGAGTTTCAGAAATCACCCTGTTGATTATCCTACCAATCCCTGCAATGTTGTGCCAAGTAATGGACTATATGTATCAGGCCCTATGAGGGCTACTTCAGTTCAGAGCTTTGATCCACTGCTTGTTCAGGATGAATCCATGCGTCCACAGTTTGGCGCTGGACATGGCAAGCTAAAGACTGATGAGTTCACTGTTGACCAACAAGAACAAGCACACATGCTCTCACATTACTTTGGGAATTGGCCACAGAACTATGGGATGAATAATATGGGTGGAGTTGCCAGTACTCCATACAAGCCATCAGCTTCACTCTACCAGCAACCATTTTATATGGATGAGCAATCTCAAATGTATGCACCTTATCAGCAGATTCCTTCAAACTTCTTGTTGCAGCATGATATGGATGTACAGAACCACTCTTCTATGCAACCACACTATGTTTATCCACAAATGCAACATGCTGCTGGGTCAAATGTTAGGAGCAATCAACAGGCTGCAGCTTGCACTTCTGCAAGGGGCAGATCAACATATGGACATCAACTGTTGCTGGATGGTGCTGTTTACCATAATGGAAATAACCAGATGAACAGTTTGTATATGGATGGTTTTCCTGGTATGTATACTGACAGTTCATTTGACTCCAGTGATTTTCACCGTCTGCTGGAAGCTGAAAAGTTTGCCCATCCGTATGAACTAAACTCTTCATCCAAAGGTTTCTTGCAACCTCAAATCCCAGATGATCTCAGCACGATGAAGATGCTGATGAATTCTGCTGGGGTAAATCGAGTAAGAGCTATCAAGTTCCCTCCTACAGTAAATGGCTATAGTGGTGTGGGTCGAAGAACCAATGGTTATGGCCATAACCATCTGGATGTTAAAAGTGATGAAACCTTGCACCTCAACGGGTTGAATTCCCAGTTTATGTCCTTAAAATCTGAGTATGATTTGGCGATGAAATCAACACAGCTGAATTATGGTTCAGTTGATGAAGTTGCTGGAAGGATTTATATGTTAGCGAAGGATCAAAACGGCTGCCGCTTTCTGCAAAAAGTATTCACTGAAGGCACCAAAGAGGACTTTGAAAAAATCTTAGCTGAAATTATTGATCATTTTGGAGAACTTATGATTGATCCATTCGGCAATTATTTGGTTCAGAAGTTGCTTGAAGAGTGCAGTGATGATCAGAGGACGCGTATAATTTGTGAAATTACCAGAGTGCCTGGAGAGCTTATTACAGTTGCTTGCAACATGCATGG gACTCGCACAGTTCAAAAGGTCATAGATACAATAAATACTCCGGAACAAATTTCGAAGGTTGTATCTGCATTGAGTCCTGGAGCAATGCGTTTGATGACAGATACTAATGGAAGTCATGTTGCACAACGGTGCTTGAAGAAATTGTTACCTGAGTATAAAGCG TTCCTTCTTGATGTTGCCGCATTGCGTTTTCTTAGATTAGCAAAAGATCAACATGGCTGTTGTATCATTCAAAAGTGTATTGAACATTCAAATGATGAGCAGAAGTACAACTTGTTGTGCAAGATCACATCCAGTGCCCTTAGCCTTTCAGAGGATCAGTATGG aaacTATGTCATTCAGTTTGTTGTCAACCTAGGAATTGAATGGGCCACAAGCAAAATAGTAAAAGAACTAAAGGGTCACTTTGGATATCTATCAATGCAGAAGTGTGGTAGCCATGTCGTCGAAAATTGTCTGAAGCAAGCATCGGAGCTCGACCGGGAAATGATTATCCATGAACTTATGGCTGATTCCAAGTTACCGCATATCATGGCAGATCCATTTGGGAATTTTGTGATTCAAACAGCACTTAAAGAGTGCAAG GGTGAACTACATAGCTCCTTTGTCGAAGCTATTAGGCCGCATGCTCCTGCGCTGCAGAACGATGTGTATGCGAAAAGGGTTTTATCGAAGACATATCTGAAGAACAAGCAATACCGACTTGGCATTTTTTAG